One segment of Vibrio orientalis CIP 102891 = ATCC 33934 DNA contains the following:
- a CDS encoding TIGR04211 family SH3 domain-containing protein, translating into MKKLVCLVLASMLAVPAAFAQDRYISDKLFTYMHAGPSNQFRIIGSVDAGDKVKRLTSNKDTGYTQIQDAKGRKGWVESRFVTNQESMALRLPKLEKELSEVKAKLANARSSADQEKAGLVESLATRNNQINDLEQGYSEMSQQLSASQEEVRKLRAKLDTQKDDLLLKYFMYGGGVAGIGLLFGLILPHIVPRRKRSPSGWS; encoded by the coding sequence GTGAAAAAACTGGTTTGCTTAGTTTTAGCATCAATGCTAGCTGTACCTGCGGCATTCGCTCAAGACCGTTATATCTCAGATAAGCTATTTACTTACATGCACGCTGGCCCTAGTAATCAGTTCCGCATTATTGGTAGTGTAGATGCTGGTGATAAAGTGAAGCGTCTGACAAGCAATAAAGATACTGGATATACTCAAATTCAAGACGCTAAAGGCCGCAAAGGCTGGGTAGAAAGCCGCTTTGTTACCAATCAAGAAAGCATGGCACTACGCCTACCGAAGCTTGAAAAAGAGCTATCGGAAGTGAAAGCGAAGCTAGCTAATGCTCGTTCTAGTGCAGACCAAGAAAAAGCTGGACTGGTTGAATCTCTAGCAACACGCAACAATCAGATTAATGATTTAGAGCAAGGCTACAGCGAGATGAGCCAACAGCTATCAGCATCGCAAGAAGAGGTTCGTAAACTACGTGCTAAGCTAGATACGCAAAAAGATGATCTACTGCTGAAATACTTTATGTACGGCGGTGGTGTCGCAGGTATCGGCCTTCTATTTGGTCTGATTCTTCCACACATCGTGCCACGTAGAAAGCGCTCGCCATCCGGTTGGTCATAA
- a CDS encoding multifunctional CCA addition/repair protein, translating into MQRYLVGGAVRDQLLNINVYDKDWVVVGSTPEELLEKGYTAVGKDFPVFLHPKTKQEHALARTERKVGQGYTGFECYFAADVTLEEDLLRRDLTINAMAQDSDGNIVDPFNGQQDLRDRVLRHVSDAFTEDPLRVLRVARFAAKLNHLGFTIAPETLNLMREIANSGELSHLTPERVWQEWHKSLSTQSPQIFLKVLRDCGALQVVLPELDALFGVPQPEKWHPEIDTGIHTLLVAEQAARLSDSLPVRFAAQVHDLGKGITPESEWPSHKLHCHTGVKLIKTLCERVRIPNEFRDLALMVCEQHSNIHRAAELRPETKLKVLNKFDVWRKPERLQDILLCCMADSRGRTGHEEIDYPQREIFTNAYQAALAVNVQDIIKDGFKGADIRVEMEKRRVEAIRDA; encoded by the coding sequence GTGCAAAGATACCTTGTCGGTGGTGCAGTCCGCGATCAACTGCTAAATATTAACGTCTACGACAAAGATTGGGTAGTGGTCGGTTCCACCCCTGAAGAGCTTTTAGAAAAAGGCTACACTGCTGTCGGAAAAGACTTTCCGGTATTTCTTCACCCGAAGACCAAACAAGAGCATGCACTTGCTCGAACAGAACGGAAAGTTGGCCAAGGTTATACTGGTTTTGAGTGCTACTTCGCGGCTGACGTTACCCTCGAAGAAGATCTGCTGCGTCGCGATCTGACGATCAACGCAATGGCGCAAGATTCTGATGGCAATATTGTCGATCCCTTCAATGGCCAGCAAGATCTACGCGATCGAGTATTGCGTCATGTCTCAGATGCTTTTACTGAAGATCCTTTACGCGTTCTGCGCGTTGCTCGCTTTGCCGCTAAGCTCAATCATTTAGGTTTTACCATTGCACCTGAAACCTTGAATTTGATGCGTGAGATCGCTAATTCAGGGGAGTTAAGCCACCTGACACCAGAGCGAGTTTGGCAGGAGTGGCATAAGTCTCTCTCAACCCAAAGTCCACAAATATTCTTAAAAGTGTTGCGAGACTGTGGTGCATTGCAGGTTGTGCTCCCTGAACTTGATGCTCTGTTTGGTGTACCTCAACCTGAAAAGTGGCATCCAGAAATCGATACGGGTATTCATACCCTGCTGGTTGCTGAACAAGCGGCTAGATTAAGTGACTCTCTGCCCGTGCGGTTTGCAGCTCAAGTGCATGACTTAGGCAAAGGCATTACACCAGAATCAGAATGGCCAAGTCATAAACTGCACTGCCACACTGGCGTTAAGCTGATCAAAACGCTGTGTGAACGAGTGCGGATTCCAAACGAGTTTCGCGATTTAGCTTTGATGGTGTGTGAACAACACTCCAACATCCATAGAGCTGCTGAGCTTCGCCCTGAGACCAAACTTAAAGTGCTGAATAAGTTCGATGTGTGGCGTAAACCGGAACGCTTACAAGATATTCTGCTGTGCTGTATGGCTGATAGCCGAGGCCGAACGGGTCATGAAGAGATTGACTACCCACAACGTGAAATATTTACCAACGCTTATCAGGCAGCTTTAGCGGTGAATGTACAAGACATCATCAAAGATGGCTTTAAAGGTGCAGATATCCGGGTTGAGATGGAAAAGCGTAGAGTTGAGGCTATTCGAGACGCCTAA
- a CDS encoding general secretion pathway protein GspB, whose protein sequence is MSKVMQALEDSQRRHKAFESTQPYGQQVSSQRRRSTNKLACIVSITLPPLLIAGGMAYQTYTSYKTQWLDDNVVQTTVVDVPFEFTSTRVAGFGELKSTYKEPVVLSDSEQEYYEQPPSSDLNAATESANDMPSDDLLKGLDLSALSPELAQRFESALTSQPNKVNEQRSDVSNLAQDAHQWYGKLPPLNFQTHVYSSKESKRWVKINDTEYGQGDWINDELQLVAIEQRSCLVRFKGEEIEIPALYDWQG, encoded by the coding sequence ATGTCTAAAGTGATGCAAGCTCTAGAAGATTCACAGCGCCGCCACAAAGCCTTTGAGTCCACGCAGCCCTATGGCCAGCAAGTATCATCTCAACGGCGACGTTCGACAAACAAACTGGCATGTATTGTCTCGATAACTCTACCCCCACTGCTTATTGCCGGGGGAATGGCATATCAAACCTACACCAGCTACAAAACCCAGTGGCTCGATGACAATGTAGTCCAAACGACGGTTGTCGATGTGCCGTTTGAGTTTACTTCTACGCGAGTAGCAGGTTTTGGTGAGTTAAAGAGTACCTATAAAGAGCCTGTAGTACTGAGTGATTCAGAGCAAGAGTATTATGAGCAACCGCCGAGCTCAGACCTTAACGCTGCGACTGAAAGTGCGAATGATATGCCAAGTGATGACTTGCTTAAAGGGCTCGATTTATCAGCGCTATCACCAGAGCTTGCACAGCGCTTTGAGTCGGCGTTAACCAGTCAGCCTAATAAAGTTAATGAGCAACGTAGCGATGTGAGCAACTTAGCTCAGGATGCACATCAGTGGTATGGAAAATTGCCACCATTGAACTTTCAGACGCATGTTTACTCAAGTAAGGAGAGTAAGCGCTGGGTGAAAATCAATGATACAGAGTATGGGCAGGGCGATTGGATTAATGATGAACTGCAGTTGGTCGCGATTGAACAGCGCTCCTGCTTAGTGCGTTTTAAGGGCGAGGAGATCGAGATTCCGGCTTTGTATGATTGGCAGGGCTAG
- a CDS encoding CTP synthase translates to MTTNYIFVTGGVVSSLGKGIAAASLAAILEARGLKVTMMKLDPYINVDPGTMSPTQHGEVFVTEDGAETDLDLGHYERFIRTKMSKRNNFTAGRVYSDVLAKERRGDYLGATIQVIPHITNAIKDRVISGAEGHDVAIVEVGGTVGDIESLPFMEAIRQLAVELGRERAMFMHLTLVPYLAAAGEVKTKPTQHSVKELLSIGIQPDILVCRSDRMIPANERKKIALFCNVQEKAVISMKDVDSIYKIPQLIKAQGLDDLVCARFGITAPEANLSEWEQVIYEEANPTGEVTIGMVGKYIELPDAYKSVNEALKHAGLKNRLSVKIKYVDSQDVESKGDEALAGLDAILVPGGFGDRGVEGKILAAKFARENKVPYLGICLGMQVALIEYARNVAGMEGAHSTEFNKETKYPVVGLITEWVDGEGKVEERTETSDLGGTMRLGSQLCHLEKGTKARELYGSATIHERHRHRYEVNNVLRPQIEKAGLKVSGLSADKKLVEVIENPAHPWFVAAQFHPEFTSTPRDGHPLFAGFVKAAGEYQRGEFEK, encoded by the coding sequence ATGACGACAAATTACATTTTTGTTACTGGCGGGGTTGTATCCTCTCTAGGTAAAGGTATTGCAGCAGCATCTCTTGCGGCTATTCTAGAAGCTCGTGGTCTTAAAGTGACTATGATGAAGCTTGACCCTTACATTAACGTTGACCCAGGCACTATGAGCCCGACTCAACACGGTGAGGTGTTCGTCACAGAAGATGGCGCTGAAACTGACCTTGACCTTGGTCACTATGAGCGTTTCATTCGCACCAAGATGTCTAAGCGCAACAACTTCACTGCAGGTCGTGTTTACTCAGACGTTCTCGCTAAAGAGCGTCGTGGTGATTACCTAGGTGCAACAATTCAGGTTATCCCTCACATCACTAACGCAATCAAAGATCGTGTAATTTCTGGCGCTGAAGGCCATGACGTTGCGATCGTTGAAGTTGGTGGTACGGTTGGTGATATCGAATCTCTACCATTTATGGAAGCGATTCGTCAGCTTGCTGTAGAACTAGGCCGTGAACGCGCAATGTTCATGCACCTCACACTAGTTCCTTACCTAGCAGCAGCAGGCGAAGTGAAAACTAAGCCAACCCAGCACTCAGTTAAAGAGCTGCTGTCTATCGGTATCCAACCAGACATCCTAGTTTGTCGTAGTGATCGCATGATCCCTGCAAACGAGCGTAAGAAGATTGCTCTGTTCTGTAACGTTCAAGAGAAAGCAGTAATCTCAATGAAGGATGTAGATTCAATCTACAAGATTCCTCAACTAATTAAAGCTCAAGGTCTAGATGACCTAGTATGTGCACGCTTTGGCATTACGGCTCCTGAAGCTAACCTGTCTGAGTGGGAACAAGTAATCTACGAAGAAGCGAACCCAACTGGTGAAGTAACTATCGGTATGGTTGGTAAGTACATTGAACTGCCAGACGCTTACAAATCAGTCAACGAAGCACTGAAACACGCAGGTCTTAAGAACCGTCTAAGCGTGAAGATCAAATACGTAGATTCTCAAGACGTTGAGTCAAAAGGTGATGAAGCACTAGCTGGCCTTGACGCAATTCTTGTTCCTGGTGGTTTTGGCGATCGCGGTGTAGAAGGTAAGATCCTTGCTGCAAAATTCGCTCGTGAAAACAAAGTACCTTACCTAGGAATCTGTCTAGGTATGCAAGTAGCACTGATCGAATACGCACGTAACGTTGCGGGTATGGAAGGTGCACACTCAACAGAATTTAACAAAGAGACGAAGTACCCAGTTGTTGGTCTAATCACTGAGTGGGTTGATGGTGAAGGTAAAGTTGAAGAACGTACTGAAACCTCTGACCTAGGTGGTACTATGCGTCTTGGTTCACAGCTATGTCACCTAGAAAAAGGCACTAAGGCTCGTGAGCTATACGGTAGCGCGACGATCCACGAACGTCACCGTCACCGTTATGAAGTGAACAATGTTCTTCGTCCTCAGATCGAAAAAGCAGGCCTAAAAGTATCAGGTCTATCTGCAGACAAGAAACTGGTAGAAGTGATTGAGAACCCAGCTCACCCATGGTTTGTAGCGGCTCAGTTCCACCCAGAGTTCACTTCAACTCCTCGCGACGGTCACCCACTATTTGCAGGCTTCGTGAAAGCAGCTGGTGAATACCAACGCGGCGAATTCGAGAAGTAA
- the eno gene encoding phosphopyruvate hydratase, which produces MSKIVKVLGREIIDSRGNPTVEAEVHLEGGFVGMAAAPSGASTGSREALELRDGDKARFLGKGVLKAVEAVNGEIAEALVGKDAKDQAAIDAVMIDLDATENKSKFGANAILAVSLANAKAAAAAKGMPLYEHIAELNGTAGQFSMPLPMMNIINGGEHADNNVDIQEFMIQPVGAKTLKEGLRIGAEVFHNLAKVLKSKGYSTAVGDEGGFAPNLKSNAEALEVIAEAVAAAGYELGKDVTLAMDCAASEFFDKEAGIYNMKGEGKTFTSEEFNHYLAELANQFPIVSIEDGLDESDWAGFKHQTELLGDKLQLVGDDLFVTNTKILAEGIEKGVANSILIKFNQIGSLTETLAAIKMAKDAGYTAVISHRSGETEDATIADLAVGTAAGQIKTGSMSRSDRVAKYNQLIRIEEALGAKAPFNGLKEVKGQ; this is translated from the coding sequence ATGTCTAAGATCGTTAAAGTTCTAGGTCGTGAAATCATCGATTCACGTGGTAACCCAACTGTAGAAGCTGAAGTACACCTAGAAGGCGGTTTCGTAGGTATGGCTGCTGCTCCATCTGGCGCATCAACTGGTTCACGTGAAGCTCTTGAGCTACGTGACGGCGACAAAGCTCGTTTCCTAGGTAAAGGTGTTCTTAAAGCTGTTGAAGCTGTAAACGGCGAAATCGCTGAAGCTCTAGTTGGTAAAGACGCGAAAGATCAAGCTGCAATCGACGCAGTGATGATCGACCTTGACGCTACTGAAAACAAATCTAAGTTCGGTGCTAACGCAATCCTAGCTGTTTCTCTAGCAAACGCTAAAGCTGCTGCAGCAGCTAAAGGCATGCCTTTATACGAGCACATTGCTGAACTAAACGGCACTGCTGGTCAGTTCTCTATGCCTCTACCAATGATGAACATCATCAACGGTGGTGAGCACGCTGATAACAACGTTGACATCCAAGAGTTCATGATCCAACCAGTTGGTGCTAAGACTCTTAAAGAAGGTCTACGTATCGGTGCTGAAGTATTCCACAACCTAGCTAAAGTTCTTAAGTCTAAAGGCTACAGCACTGCAGTTGGTGACGAAGGTGGTTTCGCTCCTAACCTTAAGTCTAACGCTGAAGCTCTAGAAGTTATCGCAGAAGCTGTTGCTGCTGCTGGTTACGAACTAGGTAAAGACGTTACTCTAGCTATGGACTGTGCTGCATCTGAGTTCTTCGACAAAGAAGCTGGCATCTACAACATGAAAGGCGAAGGTAAAACTTTCACTTCTGAAGAGTTCAACCACTACCTAGCTGAGCTAGCTAACCAATTCCCAATCGTTTCTATCGAAGACGGTCTAGACGAGTCTGATTGGGCTGGCTTCAAGCACCAAACTGAACTACTAGGTGACAAGCTTCAACTAGTAGGTGACGATCTATTCGTTACTAACACTAAGATCCTTGCTGAAGGTATCGAGAAAGGCGTAGCTAACTCTATCCTTATCAAGTTCAACCAAATCGGTTCTCTAACTGAGACTCTAGCTGCAATCAAGATGGCTAAAGACGCAGGTTACACAGCAGTAATCTCTCACCGTTCTGGCGAAACTGAAGATGCAACTATCGCTGACCTAGCGGTAGGTACAGCTGCAGGTCAAATCAAAACTGGTTCTATGAGCCGTTCTGATCGTGTTGCTAAGTACAACCAACTTATCCGTATCGAAGAAGCTCTAGGTGCTAAAGCTCCTTTCAACGGTCTTAAAGAAGTTAAAGGTCAATAA
- a CDS encoding ExeA family protein, giving the protein MYQQHFSLTELPFSIVPNSRFLYQSRRHKEAIFQIQAGLGEGGGFAMLTGEVGTGKTTIAKSILKTLAETTRAGLILNPTFSNIELLEAICDEFDLPYEPNSSLKQLNQSIHHFLLENHANGIQTLLVIDEAQHLSADVLEQLRLLTNLETDSHKLLKVLLIGQPELQQKLKMPQLRQLAQRMTGRYHLLPLNQDETRDYIKFRLTLAGGSPELFSTQSIKYIARQTSGIPRLINLVCDASLKQAYSLGEAQPSNGTVQSACDDVMSFQTGSVPLAAERTPTQASNHTSLVASLLIGTLLSVGAYWYTPSLLTPWVEQSIKQQYPLVENIEQQNITFNSELKKILNQGVDQEAAIADLYKLWGYRASVLDQLCLNNDDALFRCQLDQASLDELVQANRPVLLSLQIDEQPRFAILYSVSGEQVELLIGSQLVTFDRQWLASIWQGQYRHIWQSYWSETLKQGMSGEEIAQLDKALSQVLGEPESVSEYFDSDVKRKVELFQRWQGLSVDGIAGKKTLRLLEELSQHEAPTLERLEEKLDV; this is encoded by the coding sequence ATGTATCAACAACATTTTTCACTAACAGAGTTGCCATTTTCGATTGTGCCTAACTCTCGTTTCCTATATCAGAGTCGTCGCCATAAAGAAGCCATCTTTCAAATACAGGCTGGATTAGGTGAAGGCGGTGGCTTCGCTATGCTGACCGGAGAGGTTGGCACCGGCAAAACCACCATTGCTAAATCCATATTGAAGACTTTAGCAGAGACGACTCGCGCAGGGCTTATTCTTAATCCAACTTTCTCCAATATTGAGTTGCTCGAGGCGATTTGTGATGAGTTTGATTTACCTTATGAGCCAAACTCATCATTAAAGCAACTCAATCAATCTATCCATCACTTTCTTTTGGAAAACCATGCCAATGGCATTCAAACGTTGTTGGTGATCGATGAGGCTCAGCACCTATCAGCGGATGTATTAGAGCAGCTGCGCTTACTGACTAATTTGGAAACCGATAGCCATAAACTTCTCAAAGTACTCTTGATTGGTCAGCCAGAACTCCAGCAAAAGCTCAAGATGCCGCAGTTAAGGCAGTTGGCTCAGCGTATGACAGGGCGTTACCATCTATTACCGCTCAACCAAGATGAAACGCGTGACTATATTAAGTTTCGCCTGACTCTTGCTGGTGGCTCGCCTGAGTTATTTTCTACTCAATCGATCAAGTACATTGCACGCCAAACCAGTGGTATTCCTCGGCTGATAAACTTAGTCTGTGATGCGAGTTTAAAGCAAGCCTACAGTTTAGGTGAGGCTCAGCCTTCCAATGGAACCGTACAATCAGCTTGTGATGACGTGATGAGCTTCCAAACGGGTTCTGTGCCGCTTGCCGCTGAGCGAACGCCGACACAAGCTTCAAACCACACCTCTCTGGTTGCTTCACTACTTATTGGCACACTGCTTTCAGTGGGGGCTTATTGGTATACACCTTCATTGCTCACGCCTTGGGTGGAACAATCAATCAAGCAGCAATACCCTCTGGTTGAAAACATCGAACAGCAAAACATCACCTTTAATAGTGAGTTAAAGAAGATTCTCAACCAGGGGGTTGATCAAGAAGCAGCGATAGCCGATTTGTACAAGCTATGGGGCTACCGAGCTTCGGTGCTTGATCAGCTGTGCTTAAACAATGATGACGCGCTGTTTCGTTGTCAGCTTGACCAAGCGAGCTTAGATGAATTAGTCCAAGCAAATCGTCCAGTCTTATTGAGTTTACAGATTGATGAACAACCACGCTTTGCGATTTTGTACTCAGTGTCAGGGGAGCAAGTTGAGTTGTTAATTGGCAGCCAACTGGTCACCTTTGACCGTCAATGGCTTGCGTCGATTTGGCAGGGACAATATCGTCATATCTGGCAAAGCTATTGGAGTGAGACATTAAAGCAAGGAATGAGTGGCGAAGAGATAGCGCAACTGGACAAGGCTTTGTCGCAAGTACTGGGCGAACCAGAATCGGTAAGTGAATATTTTGACTCAGACGTTAAACGTAAGGTAGAGCTATTCCAACGTTGGCAAGGGTTATCCGTTGATGGTATAGCAGGGAAAAAGACTCTGCGCTTGCTCGAAGAGTTATCTCAGCACGAGGCGCCAACCTTAGAGCGTCTAGAGGAGAAATTAGATGTCTAA
- a CDS encoding TIGR00153 family protein produces the protein MPVNTIMGLFAKSPIKPLQRHVVCVNECCSHLVNFFEVSSKGDWEKASEIRSQISHLEKEADVLKREIRLKLPRGLFMPVDRSDMLELLTQQDKLANLAKDIAGRVYGRQLTIPAPLQENFIAYVKRCLDAAEQAQKVINELDELLETGFKGREVTLVAEMIHQLDVIEDDTDAMQIQLRQQLMAIEADLSPIDVMFLYKILEWVGGIADQAQRVGARLEVMLSRS, from the coding sequence ATGCCAGTAAATACAATTATGGGGTTATTTGCAAAGTCCCCTATTAAACCTTTGCAGCGCCACGTTGTGTGTGTAAACGAATGTTGCTCGCACCTAGTTAACTTCTTTGAAGTAAGTTCAAAGGGTGACTGGGAGAAAGCATCTGAAATCCGTTCACAGATTTCTCACCTAGAGAAAGAAGCCGACGTATTAAAGCGCGAAATTCGTCTTAAACTTCCTCGTGGTTTGTTTATGCCTGTGGATCGTAGTGACATGTTGGAACTACTGACACAGCAAGACAAACTAGCAAACCTTGCAAAAGATATTGCTGGCCGTGTTTATGGCCGTCAATTGACTATCCCTGCACCTCTTCAAGAAAACTTTATCGCGTACGTAAAACGTTGCCTAGACGCAGCGGAGCAAGCGCAAAAAGTTATCAATGAGCTTGATGAGTTATTGGAAACTGGATTTAAAGGCCGTGAAGTAACACTTGTGGCTGAAATGATCCATCAACTGGATGTGATTGAGGACGACACAGACGCGATGCAGATTCAACTTCGCCAGCAACTAATGGCTATCGAAGCGGATCTAAGTCCTATTGATGTGATGTTCCTTTACAAAATTCTAGAGTGGGTAGGTGGTATTGCTGATCAGGCGCAACGTGTTGGTGCGCGTCTGGAAGTAATGTTGTCTCGCTCATAA
- a CDS encoding inorganic triphosphatase yields METEIELKFFVSPDFSETLRQKISETKVLQHSCRELGNTYFDTPDNWLRQHDIGMRIRRYDDVYVQTVKTAGRVVAGLHQRPEYNAEHDGNEPDLTLHPEDIWPKGKEIAILQSELQPLFSTNFTREQWLIGMPDGSQVEVAFDQGKVEANGQEDPICEVELELKSGQTDALFTLARLFCEQGGMRLGNLSKAAKGYRLAMGYTGDKVKPLALVDTKRRDSVESCLINSLEHALSHWHYHEQIYSERDSIEALHEIKHSISYIRQILTVYGGVVPRRASAILRQELKWLEQDLEWLNDYEYLEDLLDDKGHALRKLDARKFLVIELKQIEERLPSREQILELLNSSRYTGLLLDLSRWILTRGWQPFLDEKSREKMALNVEHFSVQQLDRTWAELMEAFPPERNLTSQDYIEQQYRLMRNLFTGVSFASLYDFDERDSFRLPWSDLLHGTDDLLKLKTLAPLVEKLQGEEREQLERWLARQESSILHAMEQTRVICIEAEPYWQD; encoded by the coding sequence ATGGAAACCGAGATAGAACTGAAGTTTTTTGTTTCTCCCGATTTTTCAGAGACTTTACGTCAAAAAATTTCTGAAACCAAAGTACTTCAGCATAGCTGTCGAGAGCTTGGTAACACCTACTTTGATACGCCGGATAACTGGCTCCGCCAACATGATATTGGCATGCGTATTCGCCGTTATGATGATGTTTATGTACAGACCGTCAAGACGGCAGGCCGCGTTGTTGCTGGTTTGCACCAAAGACCTGAATACAACGCAGAGCATGACGGTAATGAGCCTGACCTAACGTTGCATCCCGAAGATATCTGGCCGAAAGGTAAAGAGATAGCGATTCTTCAATCGGAACTGCAACCCCTTTTCTCGACTAACTTTACTCGTGAACAGTGGCTGATTGGTATGCCAGATGGTAGCCAGGTTGAAGTGGCTTTTGATCAAGGTAAAGTCGAAGCCAATGGTCAGGAAGACCCTATTTGTGAGGTGGAGCTGGAGCTTAAATCTGGGCAAACCGATGCTCTGTTTACCTTAGCGCGTCTTTTCTGTGAGCAGGGTGGTATGCGCCTTGGTAACTTAAGTAAAGCGGCGAAAGGGTACCGACTGGCGATGGGCTATACCGGTGATAAAGTGAAACCGCTCGCTTTAGTTGATACTAAAAGAAGAGATAGCGTTGAGTCTTGCTTGATTAACTCTTTAGAGCATGCACTTTCTCATTGGCATTACCATGAGCAGATCTACTCTGAACGCGATTCGATTGAAGCACTACACGAAATCAAGCACTCAATTAGCTACATTCGCCAGATTTTAACTGTGTACGGTGGCGTGGTGCCGCGTCGAGCCAGTGCGATTTTACGTCAAGAGCTGAAATGGCTAGAGCAAGATCTTGAATGGTTGAATGACTATGAGTATTTAGAAGACCTGCTTGATGATAAAGGCCATGCGCTGCGCAAGTTAGATGCACGTAAGTTCCTTGTCATTGAACTGAAGCAGATTGAAGAGCGGCTACCAAGCCGAGAGCAAATTCTAGAACTACTCAACTCGTCTCGTTACACCGGGCTATTGCTAGACTTGAGTCGTTGGATTTTAACTCGTGGTTGGCAACCGTTTTTGGACGAGAAATCGCGTGAAAAAATGGCACTCAACGTTGAACACTTTTCTGTACAGCAACTCGATAGAACTTGGGCAGAGTTGATGGAAGCCTTCCCGCCAGAGCGTAACTTAACTAGCCAAGATTACATTGAGCAGCAATACCGCTTGATGCGCAATCTATTCACGGGTGTGAGTTTTGCCAGCCTGTATGATTTTGATGAACGTGATAGCTTCCGTTTACCTTGGAGTGACTTACTCCATGGGACTGATGACCTACTGAAGCTAAAAACACTCGCTCCTTTAGTAGAAAAGCTACAAGGTGAAGAGCGCGAACAGCTTGAACGTTGGTTAGCGCGCCAAGAGAGCTCCATTCTTCATGCAATGGAGCAAACTCGCGTTATCTGTATTGAAGCGGAACCTTATTGGCAGGACTAA
- a CDS encoding inorganic phosphate transporter, producing the protein MDILANYGTVLILIAAAFGFLMAIGIGANDVANAMGTSVGSKALTVKQAIIIAMIFEFAGAYLAGGEVTDTIRKGVIETSLFAHQPDVLVFGMMSALLAAGTWLLLASYMGWPVSTTHSIIGAIIGFACVSVGTEAVDWASVQGIVGSWIITPVISGFFAYVIFVSAQRLIFDTEKPLFNAKRFVPVYMFITTMVIALVTIKKGLKHVGLHLSNGEAWMWAAAVSAIVMVGGYLYIQKKFSNREDDHGFAGVEGIFSVLMVITACAMAFAHGSNDVANAIGPLSAVVSTVEHMGEITGKSTIAWWILPLGGFGIVVGLATLGHKVMATVGTGITELTPSRGFAAQLATACTVVLASGTGLPISTTQTLVGAVLGVGFARGIAALNLGVVRNIVASWIVTLPAGALLAVVFFYGIQAMFS; encoded by the coding sequence ATGGATATCCTTGCGAACTACGGCACTGTCCTGATTCTTATTGCAGCCGCTTTTGGCTTTTTGATGGCGATTGGTATTGGTGCGAATGACGTAGCCAATGCGATGGGCACATCTGTAGGCTCAAAAGCACTAACAGTAAAACAAGCGATCATCATCGCGATGATCTTTGAATTTGCTGGTGCATATTTAGCAGGTGGTGAAGTAACCGACACTATCCGTAAAGGCGTAATTGAAACGTCCCTATTCGCTCATCAACCAGACGTTCTTGTCTTCGGTATGATGTCAGCTCTACTTGCAGCGGGTACATGGCTACTGCTTGCATCTTACATGGGCTGGCCGGTATCAACCACTCACTCAATCATCGGTGCAATCATCGGCTTTGCGTGTGTGTCTGTCGGTACTGAAGCGGTGGACTGGGCCTCAGTTCAAGGCATTGTAGGTAGCTGGATTATTACTCCTGTTATCTCAGGTTTCTTTGCTTACGTTATCTTTGTCAGCGCCCAGCGCCTGATCTTCGACACAGAGAAACCGCTATTTAACGCAAAGCGCTTTGTACCTGTTTACATGTTCATCACGACCATGGTTATCGCACTGGTAACAATTAAGAAAGGTCTTAAGCACGTTGGCCTTCACCTTTCTAATGGTGAAGCGTGGATGTGGGCAGCGGCTGTTTCTGCAATCGTAATGGTCGGTGGTTACCTATACATTCAGAAGAAATTCTCTAACCGCGAAGATGACCACGGTTTTGCCGGCGTTGAAGGTATCTTCAGCGTACTAATGGTTATCACGGCGTGTGCGATGGCATTTGCGCACGGCTCTAACGACGTAGCAAACGCGATTGGCCCTCTATCTGCTGTTGTATCAACCGTTGAGCACATGGGTGAAATCACCGGTAAGAGCACTATCGCTTGGTGGATTCTACCACTAGGTGGTTTTGGTATCGTTGTTGGTCTAGCAACCCTAGGTCATAAAGTAATGGCAACCGTAGGTACAGGTATTACTGAACTGACTCCTAGTCGTGGTTTTGCCGCTCAGCTAGCAACAGCATGTACGGTTGTATTGGCGTCAGGTACTGGTCTACCTATCTCAACAACGCAAACGCTTGTTGGTGCGGTACTAGGTGTTGGTTTTGCTCGTGGTATTGCGGCGCTAAACCTTGGCGTTGTACGTAACATCGTCGCATCTTGGATTGTAACTCTGCCTGCAGGTGCACTACTGGCAGTGGTATTCTTCTACGGAATCCAAGCAATGTTCTCTTAA